In Gadus morhua chromosome 2, gadMor3.0, whole genome shotgun sequence, a single window of DNA contains:
- the smim22 gene encoding small integral membrane protein 22: MANLQEEFQDQFNDVVSRLESHQFFQSDWDIASFAVFFIFIGMVLLLVLLVLIRCCCCCCGDEKPRRRKVGIENMGLDS; encoded by the exons ATGGCTAACCTTCAAGAGGAGTTCCAGGACCAGTTCAACGATGTAGTCAGCAGGCTGGAGTCCCACCAGTTCTTCCAATCCGATTGGGACATAGCGTCTTTCGCCGTGTTTTTCATCTTCATCG GTATGGTTCTACTGCTCGTGCTCTTGGTCCTTAtccgttgctgctgctgttgctgtggcGATGAGAAG CCAAGAAGAAGGAAGGTTGGAATAGAAAACATGGGCCTGGATTCCTGA
- the rogdi gene encoding protein rogdi homolog: protein MLNPQRSLSEVPKMSAANQVERAVMEEEFNWLLKEEVHSVLKQLQDILKEASRRFSMPTTGLDGQVKQENFILGSTTMDQVKGVLTLQGEALAQADINLKVSKSSQVLHFQFRDDKQWKLQQIQDARNHVNQALQLLSSRDESYRFKTGAEVNKLMDAVMLQLARARNRLTTPASMTLPELATSGLMKMFSPPMPGDVMVNFYINLSKLCLAVYQLHVLQPNTTKNFKPAGSSVLHNPGSTFELNNHRFEVSHVHKVECVVPWLNDTLVFFTISLQLCQQLKDKISVFSSLWNYRPF, encoded by the exons ATGTTAAACCCTCAGAGGTCACTGTCCGAAGTGCCCAAGATGTCTGCTGCCAATCAGGTGGAGCGAGCAGTGATG GAGGAGGAATTCAACTGGCTACTGAAGGAAGAGGTACACTCTGTACTTAAGCAGCTGCAGGATATCCTAAAG GAGGCGTCCAGGCGCTTCTCCATGCCAACGACGGGCCTTGACGGCCAGGTCAAACAGGAGAACTTCATCCTCGGCAGCACAAC AATGGACCAGGTGAAAGGGGTGCTCACTCTTCAAGGAGAGGCTTTGGCCCAAGCA GACATAAACCTGAAAGTATCCAAAAGTAGCCAAGTTCTCCATTTTCAATTTCGGGACGACAAGCAGTGGAAACTGCAGCAG ATCCAAGACGCCAGGAACCACGTGAACCAagcgctgcagctgctgagcaGCAGAGACGAGAGCTACCGCTTTAAAACCGGCGCTGAGGTCAACAAG CTCATGGATGCGGTGATGCTGCAGCTGGCGCGAGCACGCAACCGCCTGACCACCCCAGCCTCCATGACGCTGCCTGAGCTGGCGACCAGCGGCCTGATG AAAATGTTCTCCCCTCCGATGCCAGGGGACGTCATGGTGAACTTCTACATCAACCTCAGCAAGCTGTGTCTGGCCGTGTACCAGCTCCATGTGCTGCAGCCGAACACCACCAAG AATTTCAAGCCAGCCGGAAGCTCAGTGTTGCACAATCCTGGGTCCACGTT CGAGCTCAACAACCACCGGTTCGAGGTGAGCCACGTCCACAAGGTGGAGTGCGTGGTGCCCTGGCTCAACGACACGCTGGTCTTCTTCACCATCTCCCTGCAGCTCTGCCAGCAGCTCAAGGACAAA ATATCCGTGTTCTCAAGTCTGTGGAACTACAGACCCTTTTAA
- the glyr1 gene encoding cytokine-like nuclear factor N-PAC isoform X1, producing MATVHLRIGDLVWGKLGRYPPWPGKVVSPPKDLKKPRGKKCHFVKFFGTEDHAWIKIEQLKPYHPHKEEMIKINKGKRFQQAVDAVEDFLKKAKGKEQGSDGKGETKGKKTSNKPLKILEEDDEDLSALRDPSEKDLTDSDPESSTAERLGAGASSGFKWKSSPVKNDPHFHHFLLSQSEKPASSMEVISKRLKIIEEDTSSTSIQAADSTAINGSITPTDKRIGFLGLGLMGSGIVSNLLKMGHVVTVWNRTAEKCDLFIQEGARLGRTPAEVVSMCDITFSCVSDPKAAKDLVLGPSGVLQGIRPGKCYVEMSTVDPETIAELSQSITTRGGRFLEAPVAGSQQLSNDGMLVILAAGDRSVYEDCSSCFQAMGKSSFFLGEAGNAAKMMLILNMVQGSFMATIAEGLTLAQATGQSQQTLLDILCQGQMASTFVDQKCQNILQGNFKPDYYLKHIQKDLRLAISMGDTANHPTPMAAAANEVYKRAKALDQSDNDMSAVYRAYIH from the exons ATGGCTACCGTGCATCTGAGAATCGGTGATCTAGTTTG GGGAAAACTTGGACGCTACCCACCATGGCCGGGGAAG GTAGTGAGCCCTCCCAAGGATCTGAAGAAGCCCCGAGGAAAGAAGTGCCACTTTGTGAAATTCTTCGGAACAGAAGACCA TGCATGGATCAAAATTGAACAGCTGAAGCCCTACCACCCCCACAAAGAAGAGATGATCAAGATCAACAAAGGCAAACGTTTCCAGCAGGCAGTGGATGCAGTGGAAGACTTCCTGAAGAAAGCCAAAGGAAAGGAACAG GGCTCTGATGGGAAAGGGGAAACAAAGGGAAAGAAGACTTCTAACAAACCACTTAAAATATTGGAGGAGGACGATGAAGATCTGAGTGCCCTGAGGGACCCGTCTGAGAAG GACTTGACTGACTCTGACCCAGAGTCCTCCACAGCTGAGAGGCTGGGCGCGGGAGCCTCCTCGGGATTCAAATGGAAGAGCAGT CCTGTGAAGAATGACCCACATTTCCACCACTTCCTCCTGAGCCAGTCTGAGAAG CCGGCCTCTTCCATGGAAGTCATCAGCAAGCGTCTGAAGATTATCGAAGAG GACACCAGCTCCACGTCCATCCAAGCAGCCGACAGCACCGCCATCAACGGAAGCATCACACCCACAGATAAACG GATAGGTTTCCTCGGGCTGGGGCTGATGGGAAGCGGCATCGTCTCCAACCTGTTGAAGATGGGCCACGTGGTCACCGTCTGGAACCGCACCGCGGAAAAG TGCGACCTGTTCATCCAGGAGGGGGCGAGGCTGGGCCGCACCCCCGCCGAGGTGGTCTCCATGTGCGACATCACCTTCTCCTGTGTGTCGGACCCGAAGGCGGCCAAGGAC CTGGTCCTGGGCCCGAGCGGAGTGCTGCAGGGCATACGGCCGGGGAAGTGCTACGTGGAGATGTCCACGGTGGACCCCGAGACCATCGCAGAGCTCTCCCAG TCGATCACCACCCGGGGCGGGCGCTTCCTGGAGGCCCCCGTGGCGGGCAGCCAGCAGCTGTCCAACGACGGCATGCTGGTCATCCTGGCGGCGGGCGACCGCAGCGTGTACGAGGACTGCAGCAGCTGCTTCCAGGCCATGGGCAAGAGCTCCTTCTTCCTGG GTGAGGCGGGCAACGCGGCCAAGATGATGCTGATCCTGAACATGGTGCAGGGCAGCTTCATGGCCACCATCGCCGAGGGCCTGACCCTGGCCCAGGCCACCGGCCAATCGCAGCAGACCCTCCTGGACATCCTCTGCCAGGGCCAGATGGCCAGCACCTTCGTGGATCAGAAGTGCCAAA ACATCCTGCAGGGCAACTTCAAGCCAGACTACTATCTGAAACACATCCAGAAGGACCTGCGGTTGGCCATCTCCATGGGCGACACGGCCAACCACCCCACCCccatggccgccgccgccaacgAG GTGTACAAAAGGGCCAAGGCCCTGGACCAATCAGACAACGACATGTCCGCAGTCTACAGGGCCTACATCCACTAG
- the glyr1 gene encoding cytokine-like nuclear factor N-PAC isoform X2 has product MATVHLRIGDLVWGKLGRYPPWPGKVVSPPKDLKKPRGKKCHFVKFFGTEDHAWIKIEQLKPYHPHKEEMIKINKGKRFQQAVDAVEDFLKKAKGKEQGSDGKGETKGKKTSNKPLKILEEDDEDLSALRDPSEKPVKNDPHFHHFLLSQSEKPASSMEVISKRLKIIEEDTSSTSIQAADSTAINGSITPTDKRIGFLGLGLMGSGIVSNLLKMGHVVTVWNRTAEKCDLFIQEGARLGRTPAEVVSMCDITFSCVSDPKAAKDLVLGPSGVLQGIRPGKCYVEMSTVDPETIAELSQSITTRGGRFLEAPVAGSQQLSNDGMLVILAAGDRSVYEDCSSCFQAMGKSSFFLGEAGNAAKMMLILNMVQGSFMATIAEGLTLAQATGQSQQTLLDILCQGQMASTFVDQKCQNILQGNFKPDYYLKHIQKDLRLAISMGDTANHPTPMAAAANEVYKRAKALDQSDNDMSAVYRAYIH; this is encoded by the exons ATGGCTACCGTGCATCTGAGAATCGGTGATCTAGTTTG GGGAAAACTTGGACGCTACCCACCATGGCCGGGGAAG GTAGTGAGCCCTCCCAAGGATCTGAAGAAGCCCCGAGGAAAGAAGTGCCACTTTGTGAAATTCTTCGGAACAGAAGACCA TGCATGGATCAAAATTGAACAGCTGAAGCCCTACCACCCCCACAAAGAAGAGATGATCAAGATCAACAAAGGCAAACGTTTCCAGCAGGCAGTGGATGCAGTGGAAGACTTCCTGAAGAAAGCCAAAGGAAAGGAACAG GGCTCTGATGGGAAAGGGGAAACAAAGGGAAAGAAGACTTCTAACAAACCACTTAAAATATTGGAGGAGGACGATGAAGATCTGAGTGCCCTGAGGGACCCGTCTGAGAAG CCTGTGAAGAATGACCCACATTTCCACCACTTCCTCCTGAGCCAGTCTGAGAAG CCGGCCTCTTCCATGGAAGTCATCAGCAAGCGTCTGAAGATTATCGAAGAG GACACCAGCTCCACGTCCATCCAAGCAGCCGACAGCACCGCCATCAACGGAAGCATCACACCCACAGATAAACG GATAGGTTTCCTCGGGCTGGGGCTGATGGGAAGCGGCATCGTCTCCAACCTGTTGAAGATGGGCCACGTGGTCACCGTCTGGAACCGCACCGCGGAAAAG TGCGACCTGTTCATCCAGGAGGGGGCGAGGCTGGGCCGCACCCCCGCCGAGGTGGTCTCCATGTGCGACATCACCTTCTCCTGTGTGTCGGACCCGAAGGCGGCCAAGGAC CTGGTCCTGGGCCCGAGCGGAGTGCTGCAGGGCATACGGCCGGGGAAGTGCTACGTGGAGATGTCCACGGTGGACCCCGAGACCATCGCAGAGCTCTCCCAG TCGATCACCACCCGGGGCGGGCGCTTCCTGGAGGCCCCCGTGGCGGGCAGCCAGCAGCTGTCCAACGACGGCATGCTGGTCATCCTGGCGGCGGGCGACCGCAGCGTGTACGAGGACTGCAGCAGCTGCTTCCAGGCCATGGGCAAGAGCTCCTTCTTCCTGG GTGAGGCGGGCAACGCGGCCAAGATGATGCTGATCCTGAACATGGTGCAGGGCAGCTTCATGGCCACCATCGCCGAGGGCCTGACCCTGGCCCAGGCCACCGGCCAATCGCAGCAGACCCTCCTGGACATCCTCTGCCAGGGCCAGATGGCCAGCACCTTCGTGGATCAGAAGTGCCAAA ACATCCTGCAGGGCAACTTCAAGCCAGACTACTATCTGAAACACATCCAGAAGGACCTGCGGTTGGCCATCTCCATGGGCGACACGGCCAACCACCCCACCCccatggccgccgccgccaacgAG GTGTACAAAAGGGCCAAGGCCCTGGACCAATCAGACAACGACATGTCCGCAGTCTACAGGGCCTACATCCACTAG